The Xanthomonas sontii genome contains a region encoding:
- the hutC gene encoding histidine utilization repressor — protein MTPAAPTLPLSQRIRRDIEAHIRSGAWPPGHRIPFEHELMAQYGCSRMTVNKVLALLADAGMIERRRRAGSFVARPHPHMEQVALEIPDIPVEVAARGHAYRFELLERQQRAPRAALPQEAEVAAGGSLLALQCLHYADGRPFALEERVINPVAVPEALQMDFAVTVPGSWLLRHVPWTRAEHRISAVGASAAQAARLQVPAGTACLLIDRRTWRGEQAVTFVRQVFLGDTYDLVARFSPGAR, from the coding sequence ATGACGCCGGCCGCGCCGACGCTGCCGCTCAGCCAGCGCATCCGCCGCGACATCGAGGCGCACATCCGCAGCGGCGCGTGGCCGCCCGGCCATCGCATTCCGTTCGAGCACGAACTGATGGCGCAGTACGGCTGCTCGCGGATGACCGTCAACAAGGTGCTGGCGCTGCTCGCCGACGCCGGCATGATCGAGCGCCGACGTCGCGCCGGTTCGTTCGTGGCGCGGCCGCATCCGCACATGGAGCAGGTGGCGCTGGAGATCCCGGACATCCCGGTCGAGGTCGCCGCGCGTGGCCATGCCTACCGTTTCGAACTGCTGGAGCGGCAGCAGCGTGCGCCGCGCGCGGCGTTGCCGCAGGAGGCCGAGGTCGCCGCGGGAGGCAGCCTGCTGGCGCTGCAATGCCTGCACTACGCCGACGGCCGTCCGTTCGCGCTGGAAGAGCGGGTGATCAATCCGGTGGCGGTGCCGGAGGCCTTGCAGATGGACTTCGCGGTGACCGTGCCCGGCAGCTGGCTGCTGCGGCACGTGCCGTGGACCCGCGCCGAACACCGCATCAGCGCGGTCGGCGCCAGCGCCGCGCAGGCGGCGCGCCTGCAGGTGCCGGCCGGCACCGCGTGTCTACTGATCGACCGCCGCACCTGGCGCGGCGAGCAGGCGGTGACCTTCGTGCGCCAGGTGTTCCTCGGCGACACCTACGATCTGGTCGCGCGGTTCTCGCCCGGCGCGCGCTGA
- a CDS encoding SDR family oxidoreductase, whose amino-acid sequence MTYFVTGATGFIGRYLMAKLMRRKGVVHVLLRKESQRKFDALVREQGWDPKRLVVLHGDVGAAYCGLSAAQRKTLHGKVKHFFHLAALYDLTAKAEDQRIANLDGTRNALELAAQIGAGIFHHTSSIAVAGLYPGIFREDMFEEAEGLDDPYLRTKHDAEALVRAETRIKWRIYRPAMVVGDSRTGAIDKIDGPYYFFPLIKKLRQLLPPWAPMLGIEGGRINLVPVDFVADAMDHIAHKPKLDGHTFHLTDPEPLRVGEVLNVFCRAGHAPEMTLRVDARMFAFVPSSIRAAVGSLPPIRRFTGMLLRDFRIPREVLKFITYPTRFDSRETERALKGSGIAVPRLEDYAWRLWDHWERHLDPDLFVDRSLKGKVRGKVVLITGGSSGIGLATAQRVAEAGAITVIVARGEQELHAARDAMNAKGGKVFAYTADLSDLADCDRLLKTVLDAHGHVDVLINNAGRSIRRSIELSYDRFHDFERTMQLNYFGSLRLIMGVLPGMTARRKGHIINVSSIGVLANSPRFSAYVASKAALDAWSRCAQGELSGKGISFTTVNMPLVKTPMIAPTKMYDSVPTLSVDEAADLMVKAIIERPSRVATRLGIFAALVNAVAPKAYEVVMNTAFELFPDSAAAKGDRKALRETKPSQEQIAFAALMRGVHW is encoded by the coding sequence ATGACGTATTTCGTGACAGGCGCCACCGGTTTCATCGGCCGCTACCTGATGGCCAAGCTGATGCGGCGCAAGGGCGTCGTGCATGTCCTGCTGCGCAAGGAGTCGCAGCGCAAGTTCGATGCGCTGGTGCGCGAGCAGGGCTGGGATCCCAAGCGCCTGGTGGTGCTGCACGGCGACGTCGGCGCGGCGTATTGCGGGTTGTCCGCGGCGCAACGCAAGACGCTGCACGGCAAGGTCAAGCATTTCTTCCACCTGGCTGCGCTGTACGACCTCACCGCCAAGGCCGAGGACCAGCGCATCGCCAACCTCGACGGCACCCGCAATGCGCTGGAACTGGCCGCGCAGATCGGCGCCGGCATCTTCCACCACACCAGTTCGATCGCGGTGGCCGGGCTGTACCCGGGCATCTTCCGCGAGGACATGTTCGAGGAAGCCGAGGGCCTGGACGATCCCTACCTGCGCACCAAGCACGATGCCGAGGCGCTGGTGCGCGCCGAGACCCGGATCAAGTGGCGCATCTACCGCCCGGCGATGGTGGTCGGCGATTCGCGCACCGGCGCCATCGACAAGATCGACGGCCCGTACTACTTCTTCCCGCTGATCAAGAAGCTGCGCCAGCTGCTGCCGCCATGGGCGCCGATGCTCGGCATCGAGGGCGGACGGATCAACCTGGTGCCGGTGGATTTCGTCGCCGATGCGATGGACCACATCGCGCACAAGCCCAAGCTCGACGGCCACACCTTCCACCTCACCGACCCCGAGCCGCTGCGCGTGGGCGAGGTGCTCAACGTGTTCTGCCGTGCCGGCCACGCCCCGGAGATGACCCTGCGGGTGGACGCGCGCATGTTCGCGTTCGTGCCCTCCAGCATCCGCGCCGCGGTCGGCAGCCTGCCGCCGATCCGTCGTTTCACCGGCATGCTGTTGCGCGACTTCCGCATCCCGCGCGAGGTGCTGAAGTTCATCACCTATCCCACGCGCTTCGACAGCCGCGAGACCGAGCGCGCGCTCAAGGGCAGCGGCATCGCCGTGCCGCGGCTGGAAGACTACGCCTGGCGCCTGTGGGACCACTGGGAACGGCACCTGGACCCGGACCTGTTCGTCGACCGTTCGCTCAAGGGCAAGGTGCGCGGCAAGGTGGTGCTGATCACCGGCGGTTCCTCGGGCATCGGCCTGGCCACCGCGCAACGCGTTGCCGAGGCCGGCGCCATCACCGTCATCGTGGCCCGCGGCGAACAGGAACTGCATGCCGCACGCGATGCGATGAACGCCAAGGGCGGCAAGGTCTTCGCCTACACCGCCGACCTGTCGGACCTGGCCGATTGCGACCGCCTGCTCAAGACCGTGCTGGACGCGCACGGCCACGTCGACGTGCTGATCAACAACGCCGGCCGCTCGATCCGCCGCTCGATCGAACTGAGCTACGACCGCTTCCACGATTTCGAGCGGACCATGCAGCTGAACTACTTCGGCAGCCTGCGCCTGATCATGGGCGTGTTGCCGGGCATGACCGCGCGGCGCAAGGGCCACATCATCAACGTCAGCTCGATCGGCGTGCTGGCCAACTCGCCGCGCTTCTCCGCCTACGTCGCCTCCAAGGCGGCGCTTGACGCCTGGAGTCGCTGCGCGCAGGGCGAGCTGTCGGGCAAGGGCATCAGCTTCACCACGGTCAACATGCCGCTGGTGAAGACCCCGATGATCGCCCCGACCAAGATGTACGACAGCGTGCCGACGCTGAGCGTGGACGAGGCCGCCGACCTGATGGTCAAGGCGATCATCGAACGCCCCAGCCGCGTGGCCACGCGTCTGGGCATCTTCGCCGCCCTGGTCAACGCCGTGGCGCCGAAGGCCTACGAGGTGGTGATGAACACCGCCTTCGAACTGTTCCCCGACTCGGCCGCGGCCAAGGGCGACCGCAAGGCGCTACGCGAGACCAAGCCCAGCCAGGAGCAGATCGCGTTTGCGGCGCTGATGCGGGGGGTGCATTGGTAG
- a CDS encoding restriction endonuclease, giving the protein MFSWIAAAILAVAAWLAASLYLWLVRRRENEASAGLHALAGLHWRDFSYMVRRAMREQRDLQDATVDEHTSQEPQSDFVMTRGDARWLLSCKHGRAYRIGSAAVNELGAAARLMGAQGGILITEGKVQRDGIAAAEKQAVEILDGPRIWPMLKPYLPSELEDGVIGASRRRAQRHIAIAGLASLALGVVTGVGALALQQPAEPSAAVTATASSPTPAAAAAPTPAATTPTSTTAAAPQPALDEAGDLADPDPATEQRNRQELSKALAGTPGVIRGIWQTQMTLVVDRSGDDAQVWPRICKEVERYPSLRTVRIQLNPRPGKEEPVRWRQCRTF; this is encoded by the coding sequence ATGTTTTCCTGGATAGCGGCAGCGATCTTGGCAGTCGCGGCATGGCTGGCGGCCAGCCTCTACCTGTGGCTGGTACGGCGCCGCGAGAATGAGGCTAGCGCCGGACTGCATGCGCTGGCCGGCCTGCACTGGCGCGATTTCTCCTACATGGTGCGGCGCGCGATGCGCGAACAGCGCGACCTGCAGGACGCCACCGTCGACGAGCACACGAGCCAGGAACCGCAAAGCGACTTCGTGATGACCCGCGGTGACGCGCGCTGGCTGCTGTCGTGCAAGCACGGCCGGGCCTACCGGATCGGCTCGGCTGCGGTCAACGAACTGGGCGCGGCGGCACGGCTGATGGGCGCGCAGGGCGGGATCCTGATCACCGAGGGCAAGGTGCAGCGCGACGGCATCGCCGCGGCCGAGAAGCAGGCGGTGGAAATCCTCGACGGCCCGCGCATCTGGCCGATGCTCAAGCCCTACCTGCCCAGCGAACTGGAAGACGGCGTGATCGGCGCCAGCCGCCGTCGCGCGCAGCGCCACATCGCCATCGCCGGCCTGGCCTCGCTTGCCCTGGGCGTAGTGACCGGCGTCGGTGCGCTGGCATTGCAGCAGCCCGCAGAGCCGTCGGCAGCCGTGACCGCAACAGCGTCATCGCCTACGCCCGCTGCCGCAGCCGCGCCTACGCCGGCCGCAACCACACCAACCAGCACCACCGCTGCCGCGCCCCAGCCGGCGCTGGACGAGGCCGGCGACCTGGCCGACCCCGATCCCGCCACCGAACAGCGCAACCGCCAGGAACTCTCCAAGGCCCTGGCCGGTACCCCGGGCGTGATCCGCGGCATCTGGCAGACGCAAATGACCCTGGTGGTCGACCGCAGCGGCGACGACGCCCAGGTGTGGCCGCGCATCTGCAAGGAAGTGGAGCGCTACCCATCCCTGCGCACGGTCCGCATCCAGCTCAACCCGCGCCCAGGCAAAGAGGAACCGGTGCGGTGGCGGCAATGCAGGACGTTTTGA
- a CDS encoding phasin family protein — MATLKKSARKKRSTAAADDTLQAQAEKLSKRLGESAQQVWLAGVGAFGRAQAEGGKLFETLVKEGLSLEQSTRKLAGGGVDAVRDAVENRVGQARERAADTWDRLEKVFEDRVQRALRRLEVPSREDLGALIERVDALNGELRHLRGGRATQAAGKAPVAKKAAGKTAASPAGAAKRAAPARRPAGPVVAKVAPAKRAAAPKRASRKRSETPTTAE; from the coding sequence ATGGCCACTCTGAAGAAGTCCGCCCGCAAGAAGCGCAGCACCGCCGCTGCCGACGACACCCTGCAGGCGCAGGCGGAAAAGCTGTCCAAGCGCCTGGGCGAATCGGCGCAGCAGGTCTGGCTGGCCGGGGTCGGCGCGTTCGGCCGTGCGCAGGCCGAGGGCGGCAAGCTGTTCGAGACCCTGGTGAAGGAAGGCCTGAGCCTGGAGCAGAGCACCCGCAAGCTGGCCGGCGGCGGGGTCGATGCGGTGCGCGATGCGGTGGAGAACCGGGTCGGCCAGGCCCGCGAGCGCGCCGCCGACACCTGGGACCGCCTGGAAAAGGTGTTCGAGGACCGCGTGCAGCGCGCGCTGCGCCGCCTGGAAGTGCCCAGCCGCGAGGACCTGGGTGCGCTGATCGAGCGCGTGGACGCGCTCAATGGCGAACTGCGGCATCTGCGCGGTGGCCGTGCCACGCAGGCGGCGGGCAAGGCGCCGGTGGCGAAGAAGGCCGCCGGGAAGACCGCGGCGTCGCCCGCCGGCGCCGCCAAGCGCGCGGCACCGGCGCGCCGACCTGCCGGCCCGGTGGTCGCCAAGGTCGCGCCAGCCAAGCGCGCGGCCGCGCCCAAGCGCGCCAGCCGCAAGCGCAGCGAGACGCCGACCACGGCCGAGTAA
- a CDS encoding patatin-like phospholipase family protein: MLSLHSASPRPHSNGRIGLAIAGGGPIGGMYGLGALRALDEALDGLDLTRLDCYVGVSSGAFLTAGLANRISSAEICRIFVTGNSDDARFRPEDFLRPNVYEYLRRAATLPGLAYGWWHDLLTEPRKTRWSDLITRFGGLVPSGLFDNAGVERFLQDVFSRRGRSNDFRDLDANLFVVAVDLDSGRAVRFGEPGMDHVPISLAIQASAALPGLYPPVQIDGHHYVDGALRRTMHASTLLERGIDLMIGINPLVPYDATHAPRRNGHIDRARLLAGGLPAVLSQTFRTLLQSRMQVGLEKYARQYPQVDQLVFEPNADNGELFFTNLFSYAARHRVCQLAYRNTLSDLRRNAQTLEPLLAAHGIALRHDILNDRKRTFLDGVDVQPRRMTETTARLRRALDDVDQVIAGRRATRRTRRSPEA, translated from the coding sequence ATGCTTTCCCTCCACAGCGCCTCGCCCCGTCCTCATTCCAACGGCCGCATCGGCCTGGCCATCGCCGGCGGCGGGCCGATCGGCGGCATGTATGGCCTCGGCGCGCTGCGCGCCCTGGACGAGGCGCTGGACGGACTGGACCTGACCCGCCTGGATTGCTACGTGGGCGTCAGCTCCGGTGCGTTCCTGACCGCCGGTCTGGCCAACCGCATCAGCAGCGCCGAGATCTGCCGGATCTTCGTCACCGGCAACAGCGACGATGCGCGGTTCCGCCCGGAAGACTTCCTGCGGCCCAACGTCTACGAGTATCTGCGCCGTGCCGCAACCCTGCCGGGGCTGGCCTACGGCTGGTGGCACGACCTGCTCACCGAACCGCGCAAGACCCGCTGGTCGGACCTGATCACCCGCTTCGGCGGACTGGTGCCCAGCGGCCTGTTCGACAACGCCGGGGTCGAGCGTTTCCTGCAGGACGTGTTCAGCCGCCGCGGCCGCAGCAACGATTTCCGCGACCTCGACGCCAATCTGTTCGTGGTCGCCGTGGACCTGGACAGCGGTCGCGCGGTGCGCTTCGGCGAGCCGGGCATGGACCACGTGCCGATCTCGCTGGCGATCCAGGCCAGCGCGGCGCTGCCGGGGCTGTACCCGCCGGTGCAGATCGACGGCCACCATTACGTGGACGGCGCGCTGCGCCGCACCATGCATGCCTCCACCTTGCTGGAGCGCGGCATCGACCTGATGATCGGGATCAACCCGCTGGTGCCCTACGACGCCACCCACGCGCCGCGCCGCAATGGCCACATCGACCGCGCGCGGCTGCTCGCCGGCGGCCTGCCGGCGGTGCTGTCGCAGACCTTCCGCACCCTGCTGCAATCGCGCATGCAGGTGGGGCTGGAGAAGTACGCGCGACAGTACCCGCAGGTGGATCAGTTGGTCTTCGAGCCCAACGCCGACAACGGCGAGCTGTTCTTCACCAATCTCTTCAGCTACGCCGCGCGCCATCGCGTGTGCCAGCTCGCCTACCGCAACACCCTGTCCGACCTGCGCCGCAACGCGCAGACGCTGGAGCCGCTGCTGGCCGCACACGGCATCGCGCTGCGCCACGATATCCTCAACGACCGCAAGCGCACCTTCCTCGATGGTGTGGACGTGCAGCCGCGGCGCATGACCGAGACCACCGCGCGGCTGCGGCGTGCGCTGGACGACGTCGACCAGGTCATCGCCGGCCGCCGTGCCACACGCCGCACCCGCCGTTCGCCGGAGGCGTAG
- a CDS encoding FFLEELY motif protein: MARSTPVLERLGRRLAWHQALHDPVREPRNALRWLQELRRWQSERLERSFEHFLEDPQRRPAAMFFLTDVYGDRDFSRRDADIVKVLPMMQRLMPASLLDTVADGIELGALTHALDLRMAEALQALAPRRKRLDEALYAEAYRQTGLPRLRQRQIDLIARVGLGLAKAVHTPGVRMLLRFARGPAKAAGLSELQGFLERGFDAFSKLGDAEGFIVDIETTERAVSERLFAGDPDPFALE, from the coding sequence ATGGCGCGCAGCACTCCCGTCCTGGAACGACTCGGCCGCCGCCTGGCGTGGCACCAGGCGCTGCACGACCCCGTGCGCGAACCGCGCAATGCGCTGCGCTGGCTGCAGGAACTGCGGCGCTGGCAATCGGAGCGGCTGGAGCGCAGCTTCGAGCATTTCCTGGAGGATCCGCAACGGCGTCCGGCGGCGATGTTCTTCCTGACCGACGTCTATGGCGACCGCGACTTCAGCCGCCGCGATGCCGATATCGTCAAGGTGTTGCCGATGATGCAGCGGCTGATGCCGGCGTCGCTGCTGGACACGGTCGCCGACGGCATCGAGCTGGGTGCGCTGACCCACGCCCTGGACCTGCGCATGGCCGAGGCGCTGCAGGCCCTGGCGCCGCGGCGCAAGCGCCTGGACGAAGCGTTGTATGCCGAAGCCTATCGGCAGACCGGGCTACCCCGGCTGCGCCAGCGCCAGATCGACCTGATCGCCCGCGTCGGCCTGGGCCTGGCCAAGGCGGTGCACACACCCGGCGTGCGCATGCTGCTGCGCTTCGCCCGAGGCCCGGCCAAGGCAGCGGGGTTGTCGGAACTGCAGGGATTCCTGGAGCGGGGTTTCGACGCGTTCTCCAAGCTGGGCGATGCCGAGGGGTTCATCGTCGATATCGAGACCACCGAGCGCGCCGTGTCGGAACGATTGTTCGCGGGCGATCCGGATCCGTTTGCGTTGGAGTGA
- a CDS encoding polyhydroxyalkanoic acid system family protein: MSSIDIRHDHDKTPAQARKAIETAAKKLSERFDLESHWDGDSLLFSRSGVDGRIELLPKQVHVTAELGFLLSAMKGTVESEIRRVLSEKLG, encoded by the coding sequence ATGTCCAGCATCGACATCCGCCACGACCACGACAAGACCCCCGCGCAGGCCCGCAAGGCCATCGAAACCGCCGCCAAGAAACTGTCCGAGCGCTTCGACCTGGAATCGCACTGGGATGGCGATTCCCTGCTGTTCTCGCGCTCGGGCGTGGACGGACGCATCGAGCTGCTGCCCAAGCAGGTGCACGTGACTGCCGAGCTGGGCTTCCTGCTGTCGGCGATGAAGGGCACGGTGGAAAGCGAGATTCGCCGCGTGCTGTCGGAAAAGCTGGGCTGA
- a CDS encoding FHA domain-containing protein: MHDLQVHFSNRQHPDRPLRAGVHRIVRLASGQVSVVDDTQGALLLAQFCLDRRGLWLQVANGSRGIHVNGRPVRRMALLRAGDAVYADGVEMVVQGKCEPLQRLPEVSEAEHDDPRLVLRGVGGPHHGRSFTVDRVRSIGRLRECDIRIDDPACAEQHARLERHGERVLLRGFGDAQTQVNGVAVRSCWLQPGDQVVFDAQHRFVLEVPQVVGAEPLRDDPALAALALTPAVAPRPATARRWPWLLLSALLLAAALSGLLWFGAR, translated from the coding sequence GTGCACGATCTGCAAGTCCATTTCAGCAACCGCCAACATCCCGACCGGCCCCTGCGCGCGGGCGTGCATCGCATCGTGCGGCTTGCCTCCGGTCAGGTCAGCGTGGTCGACGACACCCAGGGCGCATTGCTGCTGGCGCAGTTCTGCCTGGACCGGCGCGGCCTGTGGCTGCAGGTCGCTAATGGCAGCCGCGGCATCCACGTCAACGGCCGCCCGGTGCGGCGCATGGCCTTGCTGCGCGCCGGCGACGCGGTCTACGCCGATGGCGTCGAAATGGTGGTGCAGGGCAAGTGCGAGCCGCTGCAGCGCCTGCCTGAGGTCAGCGAGGCCGAGCACGACGATCCGCGCCTGGTGCTGCGCGGCGTCGGCGGTCCGCACCATGGCCGCAGTTTCACCGTGGACCGGGTGCGCAGCATCGGTCGCCTGCGCGAGTGCGACATCCGCATCGACGATCCGGCCTGCGCCGAGCAGCACGCGCGCCTGGAACGGCATGGCGAGCGGGTACTGCTGCGCGGCTTCGGCGATGCGCAGACCCAGGTCAACGGCGTGGCCGTGCGCAGCTGTTGGCTGCAGCCCGGCGACCAGGTGGTATTCGATGCCCAGCACCGCTTCGTGCTGGAAGTCCCGCAGGTCGTTGGCGCCGAGCCGCTGCGCGACGACCCCGCCTTGGCCGCGCTCGCGCTGACCCCGGCGGTGGCGCCGCGCCCGGCCACCGCGCGGCGCTGGCCGTGGCTGTTGCTCAGCGCCTTGCTGCTGGCCGCCGCGCTCAGCGGCCTGCTGTGGTTCGGCGCGCGCTGA
- the msrQ gene encoding protein-methionine-sulfoxide reductase heme-binding subunit MsrQ, which yields MAKTSASLIAAKAVVHALALAPMAYLGWQFWQVWQTGSDALGADPVAEVEHRTGLWALRLLLLTLAITPLRQLTGQSVLLRFRRMLGLYAFFYATVHLAAYLGLDLRGYWTQIFEEIVKRPYITVGFLAWLLLVPLAITSTQGWMRRLKRNWGKLHKAIYAIGVLAVLHFWWLVKSDIREPLLYAAILAVLLGWRGWRALSARRTTAGR from the coding sequence ATGGCTAAGACCTCTGCTTCGTTGATCGCTGCCAAGGCGGTGGTGCATGCGCTGGCGCTGGCGCCGATGGCGTACCTGGGCTGGCAGTTCTGGCAGGTGTGGCAGACCGGCAGCGATGCGCTCGGTGCCGATCCGGTGGCCGAGGTCGAGCACCGCACCGGGCTGTGGGCGCTGCGACTGCTGCTGTTGACCCTGGCCATCACCCCGCTGCGGCAGCTGACCGGGCAATCGGTGCTGCTGCGTTTCCGGCGCATGCTCGGGCTGTACGCGTTCTTCTACGCGACCGTGCATCTGGCGGCCTATCTGGGGTTGGACCTGCGCGGCTATTGGACGCAGATCTTCGAGGAGATCGTCAAACGCCCGTACATCACCGTCGGCTTCCTGGCCTGGTTGCTGCTGGTGCCGCTGGCGATCACCTCCACCCAGGGCTGGATGCGCCGGCTCAAGCGCAACTGGGGCAAGTTGCACAAGGCGATCTATGCGATCGGCGTACTCGCCGTGCTGCACTTCTGGTGGCTGGTGAAGTCGGACATCCGCGAACCGCTGCTGTACGCGGCGATCCTGGCGGTGCTGCTGGGCTGGCGCGGCTGGCGGGCGCTCAGCGCGCGCCGAACCACAGCAGGCCGCTGA
- the msrP gene encoding protein-methionine-sulfoxide reductase catalytic subunit MsrP, translating into MSLRDALTVPSREITDEAVYRDRRRLLQALALTPVAGLVGCADAEPPAPPKTVVTPEQARSGFRTNEELTRYEDVTSYNNFYEFGTDKTDPSKAAKTLRTSPWSVKVSGECEKPCTLSLDDLLKGHTPEERIYRLRCVEGWSMVIPWLGVPLGDVLKRFAPTSKAKYVAFTTLADPKQMPGIRYSSIDWPYKEGLRIDEAMHPLTLLATGLYGKPLPQQNGAPLRLVVPWKYGFKSIKSIVEIRFVERMPETAWHELQPSEYGFFSNVNPAVDHPRWSQKTERRIAGKASKLFAERIPTRPFNGYADQVASLYAGMDLKKWY; encoded by the coding sequence ATGTCGTTGCGCGATGCCCTCACCGTCCCCAGCCGCGAGATCACCGACGAGGCGGTCTACCGCGACCGGCGGCGCCTGCTGCAGGCCCTGGCGCTGACCCCGGTGGCCGGCCTGGTCGGCTGCGCCGACGCCGAGCCGCCGGCCCCGCCCAAGACCGTAGTGACGCCGGAGCAGGCACGCAGCGGGTTCCGCACCAACGAGGAGCTGACCCGCTACGAGGACGTGACCAGCTACAACAACTTCTACGAATTCGGCACCGACAAGACCGATCCGTCGAAGGCGGCCAAGACCCTGCGCACCTCGCCATGGTCGGTGAAGGTCTCCGGCGAATGCGAGAAGCCCTGCACGCTGTCCCTGGACGACCTGCTCAAGGGCCATACGCCCGAGGAGCGGATCTACCGGCTGCGCTGCGTGGAAGGCTGGTCGATGGTGATCCCGTGGCTGGGCGTGCCGCTGGGCGACGTGCTCAAGCGCTTCGCGCCGACCTCCAAGGCCAAGTACGTCGCCTTCACCACCCTGGCCGATCCCAAGCAGATGCCCGGCATCCGCTACAGTTCGATCGACTGGCCGTACAAGGAAGGCCTGCGTATCGACGAGGCCATGCATCCGCTGACCCTGCTGGCCACCGGCCTGTACGGCAAGCCGCTGCCGCAGCAGAACGGCGCGCCGCTGCGGCTGGTGGTGCCGTGGAAGTACGGCTTCAAGAGCATCAAGTCGATCGTCGAGATCCGCTTCGTCGAGCGCATGCCGGAAACCGCCTGGCACGAGCTGCAACCCTCCGAATACGGGTTCTTCTCCAACGTCAATCCGGCGGTGGACCATCCGCGCTGGAGCCAGAAGACCGAGCGCCGTATCGCCGGCAAGGCCAGCAAGCTGTTCGCCGAACGCATTCCCACCCGCCCGTTCAACGGCTATGCCGACCAGGTGGCGTCGCTGTATGCGGGGATGGATCTGAAGAAATGGTATTGA
- the serC gene encoding 3-phosphoserine/phosphohydroxythreonine transaminase, translating to MTRAFNFSAGPAALPESVLRQAQAEMLEWNGVGASIVELSHRGAEFMEVAAQADADLRRLIGIPDDYAVLFLAGGATTQQALLALNFAAPGQTVDYVVTGHWGKTAIKQVGPYVDVHVAASSEADGFRDIPPRAAWQLREDAAYVHITANETIHGVEFRDTPDVGDVPLFADFSSSIASEPIDVSKYALIYAGAQKNLGPVGVTVVIIRRDLLERAGQPRADIFDYRSHVARDSMLNTPPTWNWYLAGLVFKWMLAEGGVEAFAARNQAKSALVYAAIDASGGFYRNEVAAAVRSRMNIPFFLPDETLTARFVAESKAAGLLALKGHKAVGGIRASLYNAMPLAGAQALVAFMHDFQQRHG from the coding sequence ATGACGCGCGCGTTCAATTTCAGTGCCGGCCCCGCTGCCTTGCCGGAATCGGTCCTGCGCCAGGCGCAGGCGGAGATGTTGGAGTGGAACGGCGTGGGCGCCTCGATCGTGGAGCTGAGCCACCGCGGCGCCGAGTTCATGGAGGTGGCGGCACAGGCCGACGCCGACCTGCGCCGGCTGATCGGCATTCCCGACGACTACGCGGTGCTGTTCCTGGCCGGTGGCGCCACCACCCAGCAGGCGCTGCTGGCGCTGAACTTCGCCGCGCCCGGGCAGACCGTGGACTACGTGGTGACCGGGCACTGGGGCAAGACCGCGATCAAGCAGGTCGGGCCGTACGTCGACGTGCATGTGGCCGCCAGCAGCGAGGCCGACGGCTTCCGCGACATCCCGCCCCGCGCGGCCTGGCAGTTGCGCGAGGATGCCGCCTACGTGCACATCACCGCCAACGAGACCATCCACGGCGTGGAGTTCCGCGACACGCCCGACGTCGGCGACGTGCCGCTGTTCGCCGACTTCAGCTCCAGCATCGCCTCCGAGCCGATCGACGTGTCCAAGTACGCGCTGATCTACGCCGGTGCGCAGAAGAACCTCGGCCCGGTCGGCGTCACGGTGGTGATCATCCGCCGCGACCTGCTCGAACGCGCCGGCCAGCCGCGCGCGGACATCTTCGATTACCGCTCGCATGTGGCGCGCGACTCCATGCTCAACACCCCGCCGACCTGGAACTGGTATCTGGCCGGGCTGGTGTTCAAGTGGATGCTGGCCGAGGGCGGCGTGGAGGCGTTCGCCGCGCGCAACCAGGCCAAGTCGGCGCTGGTGTACGCGGCGATCGACGCCTCCGGTGGCTTCTATCGCAACGAGGTCGCGGCGGCAGTGCGCTCGCGGATGAACATCCCGTTCTTCCTGCCGGACGAGACTCTCACCGCGCGCTTCGTCGCCGAGTCCAAGGCGGCCGGCCTGCTGGCGCTGAAGGGCCACAAGGCGGTCGGCGGCATCCGCGCGTCGCTGTACAACGCCATGCCCCTGGCCGGCGCGCAGGCGCTGGTCGCGTTCATGCACGACTTCCAGCAGCGCCACGGCTGA